A genomic segment from Amphiura filiformis chromosome 10, Afil_fr2py, whole genome shotgun sequence encodes:
- the LOC140161772 gene encoding somatostatin receptor type 2-like, with translation MYSAINASDQSPLSGDCAYTIHIKNDKAAENWLHTPIDVIIYMILLPIVVVLGLAGNGAFLFMVARLSRMKTPVNFFLVNLAITDITFLVSQSLFLMYVFFSSPVSYRYPFETTGTCVIIYLIGYLSYYCSISIITLVSVERFYAICHPLTHRKMQSKRHMAKAMTVVYMISTVLAMITLMKRMKLHEFCLKWPDTERYQNIPTVFRYCGPLFSSKGIVVTTEIIYSVLFLLAAIVNSFLYAKIILALGSRSLVVNSDTEHQQISVRNQVAKALVINGILFFMTQLPIRVSDINEILEALEEPQFLSKKQMANFLSFSALFLFMNSALNPYVYAFSSSNYRQGFKDVFTFSGKICAKNSKQSLESTTVAKV, from the coding sequence ATGTATTCTGCGATAAACGCTTCTGACCAATCTCCTCTATCTGGTGACTGTGCATATACGATACATATCAAAAACGATAAAGCTGCCGAAAATTGGCTTCACACGCCCATTGATGTGATTATCTACATGATTCTTTTACCCATTGTAGTTGTACTTGGTCTTGCTGGAAATGGAGCATTTCTGTTCATGGTTGCTCGTCTGTCTCGCATGAAAACACCTGTGAACTTTTTCTTAGTGAACTTAGCTATAACTGATATTACCTTCCTCGTCAGTCAGTCATTATTCTTAATGTACGTGTTCTTTTCATCGCCAGTGAGTTACAGATATCCATTTGAAACAACGGGAACTTGTGTTATTATCTACTTGATTGGATATCTGAGTTATTACTGCTCGATATCAATTATAACTTTGGTATCCGTAGAACGTTTCTATGCTATTTGTCACCCACTTACACATCGCAAGATGCAAAGCAAAAGGCATATGGCAAAAGCGATGACAGTGGTATATATGATATCAACAGTTTTGGCTATGATCACCCTAATGAAGAGAATGAAGCTCCATGAGTTCTGCCTCAAATGGCCTGATACAGAGCGCTACCAAAACATACCGACGGTTTTCCGCTATTGTGGACCTCTATTTAGTAGTAAAGGTATTGTTGTTACTACGGAGATTATATATTCGGTACTTTTCTTGCTGGCGGCCATAGTCAACAGTTTCCTTTACGCTAAGATAATCTTAGCCCTAGGATCTCGTTCACTTGTAGTGAATAGTGATACGGAACATCAGCAGATATCGGTGCGCAACCAAGTTGCTAAAGCACTCGTCATCAACGGTATACTCTTCTTCATGACGCAACTGCCCATTAGAGTGAGTGATATAAATGAAATCCTGGAAGCACTTGAAGAACCCCAGTTCTTATCAAAAAAACAGATGGCAAACTTTTTATCCTTTTCAGCGTTGTTCTTGTTTATGAACTCTGCACTTAATCCCTACGTGTACGCGTTTAGTAGTTCTAATTATAGACAGGGTTTTAAAGATGTATTTACCTTCTCGGGTAAAATTTGTGCTAAGAATAGCAAACAATCGTTGGAATCGACGACCGTGGCTAaagtttaa
- the LOC140161773 gene encoding thyrotropin-releasing hormone receptor-like, whose amino-acid sequence MYSAINASDQSPLSGDCAYTIHIENDKAAENWLHTPIDEIIYMILLPIVVVLGLAGNGAFLFMVARLSRMKTPVNFFLVNLAITDITFLVSQSLFLMYVFFSSPMTYRYPFETTGSCVIIYLIGYLSYYCSISIITLVSVERFYAICHPLTHRKMQSKRHMAKAMTVVYMISTVLAMLTLMKRMKLHEFCLKWPDTERYQNMPTVFRYCGPLFSSQGIVVTMEIIYSVLFFLAAIVNSFLYAKIILALGSRSLVVNSDTEHQHISVRNQVAKALVINGILFFMTQLPIRVSDINEILEALEEPQFLSKKQMANLLSFSLLFLFMNSALNPYVYAFSSSNYRQGFKDAFTFSGKICAKISKQSLESTTVAKV is encoded by the coding sequence ATGTATTCTGCGATAAACGCTTCTGACCAATCTCCTCTATCTGGTGACTGTGCATATACGATACATATCGAAAACGATAAAGCTGCCGAAAATTGGCTTCACACGCCCATTGATGAGATTATCTACATGATTCTTTTACCCATTGTAGTTGTACTTGGTCTTGCGGGAAATGGAGCATTTCTGTTCATGGTTGCTCGTCTCTCTCGCATGAAAACACCCGTGAACTTCTTCTTAGTGAACTTAGCTATAACTGATATTACCTTCCTCGTCAGTCAATCATTATTCTTAATGTACGTGTTCTTTTCAAGTCCGATGACTTACAGATATCCATTTGAAACAACGGGATCTTGTGTTATTATCTACTTGATTGGATATCTGAGTTATTACTGCTCGATATCAATTATAACTTTAGTATCCGTAGAACGTTTCTATGCTATTTGTCACCCACTTACACATCGCAAGATGCAAAGCAAAAGGCATATGGCAAAAGCGATGACAGTGGTATATATGATATCAACGGTTTTGGCTATGCTCACCCTAATGAAGAGAATGAAGCTCCACGAGTTCTGCCTCAAATGGCCTGATACAGAGCGCTACCAAAACATGCCGACGGTTTTCCGCTATTGTGGACCTCTATTTAGTAGTCAAGGTATTGTTGTAACTATGGAGATCATCTATTCGGTACTTTTCTTTCTGGCGGCCATAGTCAACAGTTTCCTTTACGCTAAGATAATCTTAGCCCTAGGATCTCGTTCACTTGTGGTGAATAGTGATACGGAACATCAGCATATATCGGTGCGGAACCAAGTTGCTAAAGCACTCGTCATCAACGGTATACTCTTCTTTATGACGCAACTGCCCATTAGAGTGAGTGATATAAACGAAATCCTGGAAGCACTTGAAGAACCCCAGTTCTTATCAAAAAAGCAGATGGCTAACTTATTATCGTTTTCATTGTTGTTCTTGTTTATGAATTCTGCACTTAATCCCTACGTGTACGCTTTTAGTAGTTCTAATTATAGGCAGGGTTTTAAAGATGCATTTACCTTCTCGGGTAAAATTTGTGCTAAGATTAGCAAACAATCGTTGGAATCGACGACCGTGGCTAaagtttaa